The sequence TGTAGAAAAACATAAACAAACAGGAAAAAGCACAGTAGAAACAGTTATGACAATTCTTCATGCAGGAGGAAAATTTGAACATAAAGCATACATTATTTCTGGAGGTTTGCATGGAGTTGGAGCAAGTGTTGTTAATGCTCTCTGTAAAAAATTTATTGTTACAGTAAAAAGAGATGGTAAAATATGGCAACAAGAATTTTCTAGAGGAAAACCAAAAACAGAATTAAAGATTGTTGGAAAGTCAAAAGATGAAAAAGAAACAGGAACTATAATTCAATTCTGGCCGGATGAAGAAATTTTTTCTACATTAAATTTTGATTATTCCCTTTTATTAAATAGACTTAGAGAAATTGCTTTTTTAACTCCGGGATTAAAAATTATTTTAAAAGATGAGATAAAAAATAGAAAAGAAGAATTATTATTTGAAGGAGGATTAATAGAATTTGTGAAATGGCTTAACAGAGGAAAAGAAGTTTTACATAAACCAATTTACTTTAAAAAACAAACAGATGATACAATAATAGAAGTTGCAATACAATATAATGCATCTTATAATGATAATATTTATGGTTTTGTTAATACTATTAATACAATAGAAGGAGGAACTCACATCGTAGGATTTAAAACAGCTTTGACAAGAGTTATAAACAATTATGCTACTAAAAATAAAATAATAAAAACCGAAACTATTACAGGAGATGATACAAAAGAAGGATTAACTGCTGTTATTTCTTTAAGGATTAAAGATCCGCAATTTGAAGGACAGACAAAAACAAAACTTGGAAATAGCGAAATTAAAGGATTTGTTGATTCTGTTGTAACCTCTTTCTTAAACCAATTTTTTGAAGAAAATCCTTCCATAGCAAAAAAAATAACAGAAAAAGTTGCACAAGCAAGTAAAGCAAGAGAAGCTGCAAAAAAAGCTCGTGATTTAGTAAGAAGAAAAAATGCTTTTAATGTTAGTGGTTTACCAGGAAAATTAGCAGATTGTTCTTCTAACAAAGTTGAAGAGACAGAACTTTTTATTGTTGAGGGGGAAAGTGCTGGTGGTTCTAGCAAAATGGGAAGAAATAAAGAATTTCAAGCTATTTTACCACTAAAAGGAAAAATATTAAATGTAGAAAAAGCCCAACCAATAAAAGTTTTAAGCAATGAAGAAATCGCAAATTTAATAACTGCAATTGGAACAGGAATTGGAGATGAATTTAATATAGAAAAATTAAGATATGGAAAAATAATAATAATGACAGATGCCGATGTTGATGGCCAACATATAAAAACATTATTATTAACTTTCTTTTATAGATACATGCCGCAATTGATAGAAAATGGAAAAATTTATGTGGCCGTACCTCCTTTATATAAAGTAAGAAAAGATAAAGATTATTATATCTATTCTGATAAAGAATTAAAAATTTTATTAGATAAAATACAAAGTAAGAATGTTAATGTTCAACGCTTTAAAGGGCTTGGAGAAATGAACCCGCAACAATTATGGGAAACTACAATGAATCCAAAAACACGAATATTAAGAAGAATAACTATAGAAGATGCAATTGAAGCAAATGAAACAATAAGTGTATTAATGGGAGATGATGTTCAGCCAAGAAAAGAATTTATAGAAGAACATGCAAAAGAAGCTAATTTAGATTTATAAATTTGAATTATTAAGAAAAAAAGAAATTCATAAAAAAATAAAGAAAAAATAAAATGATAGAAGAAAAAAATAAAGAAAATACGAAAATAATAGAAGAAGAAGGAATAGAAGAAGCAGAAATAAGTGAAGAAATGAAAAAGGCTTACATAGACTATGCTATGAGTGTTATTGTTGCTAGAGCTTTACCTGCTGCAGAAGATGGGTTGAAACCTGTTCATAGAAGAATTTTATATGCAATGAATGAAATGAATCTTACCCATGACAAACAAACAAAAAAGTCCGCTCGTATAGTCGGAGAGGTTTTGGGTAAATATCATCCTCATGGAGATGCTGCTGTATATGATGCTTTAGTTAGAATGGCTCAAGATTTTTCTATGAGATATCCTTTAATTATAGGACAGGGAAACTTTGGTTCTGTAGATAATGATCCTCCTGCTGCTATGCGTTATACCGAAGCTAAACTTTCTAAAATAGCAGAAGAGCTTTTAAAAGATATAGAAAAAAATATAGTTGATTTTGTTCCTAATTTTGATAATTCTTTAAAAGAACCAAAATTATTACCTGCAAGAATACCAAATTTATTAATAAATGGTTCTAGTGGTATAGCAGTGGGTATGGCAACTAATATACCTCCCCATAACATAATAGATGTATGTAATGCTATACTTGCTTATTTAGATAATGAAAAAATTGAAATTGAAAAATTAGTAAATATAATTCAGGGTCCGGATTTTCCTACAGGCGGAATAATAGTATCTTCTAATTTATTAGAATTTTACAAAACTGGTAAAGGAAGTATAATAATGAGAGGAAAATTAACAACAGAACAAATGAAGGGAGGAAAAGAAGCAATAATAATAACAGAAATTCCTTATCAAATAAATAAAACAAACTTAATTGAAAAAATAGCATATTTAGTTGGAGAAAAAAAACTTCCAGATATTGTTGATATAAGGGACGAATCATCAAAGGGGAAAATAAGAATTGTTTTGGAATTAAGAAGAGGTGCTGAACCAAAATTTACTATAAACAGATTATATAAATACACAGATATGCAATGCAATTTTGATGCTAATATGCTCGCATTAGTTGATAATGAACCAAGGTTATTAAATTTAAAACAAATAATAGAAGTTTATGTAAATTATAGAAAAAAAGTAATCAAAAGAAGAACGGAATTTGAATTAAAAAAAGCAGAAGAAAGGAAGCATA is a genomic window of Candidatus Pacearchaeota archaeon containing:
- the gyrB gene encoding DNA topoisomerase (ATP-hydrolyzing) subunit B gives rise to the protein MQEEKNKKNYTADDIKVLDGLEGVRKRPAMYIGSTGKEGLHHLVYEIVDNSVDEALAGFCNKIIVILEKDGSVIVEDNGRGIPVEKHKQTGKSTVETVMTILHAGGKFEHKAYIISGGLHGVGASVVNALCKKFIVTVKRDGKIWQQEFSRGKPKTELKIVGKSKDEKETGTIIQFWPDEEIFSTLNFDYSLLLNRLREIAFLTPGLKIILKDEIKNRKEELLFEGGLIEFVKWLNRGKEVLHKPIYFKKQTDDTIIEVAIQYNASYNDNIYGFVNTINTIEGGTHIVGFKTALTRVINNYATKNKIIKTETITGDDTKEGLTAVISLRIKDPQFEGQTKTKLGNSEIKGFVDSVVTSFLNQFFEENPSIAKKITEKVAQASKAREAAKKARDLVRRKNAFNVSGLPGKLADCSSNKVEETELFIVEGESAGGSSKMGRNKEFQAILPLKGKILNVEKAQPIKVLSNEEIANLITAIGTGIGDEFNIEKLRYGKIIIMTDADVDGQHIKTLLLTFFYRYMPQLIENGKIYVAVPPLYKVRKDKDYYIYSDKELKILLDKIQSKNVNVQRFKGLGEMNPQQLWETTMNPKTRILRRITIEDAIEANETISVLMGDDVQPRKEFIEEHAKEANLDL